Proteins from a single region of Phycisphaeraceae bacterium D3-23:
- a CDS encoding LamG domain-containing protein, whose protein sequence is MESTKLLTASLLTAGLMVVGTSASAALTDNLVGYYEYDSDFTTSAGTVDGVANGGATAGVAGGIVGNAMSVTPTGGGAGSQFMSTALGYGGAAPLGDNFSVSAWYNLQNPGSSQSARHFVFEGADSFDVSYGIRELDADGIDDGQVFTQNGATGGLGAPNRVDVIDAGTPGWHHVLQTYSSDGTNTTITTYVDGVELANALTLTTTEIVDTGLHFGAARSSAANRGFDGLIDEVALWDRALTDQEAANVYATGLAGNDLRNEVPEPGSLALLGLGGLLIARRRRA, encoded by the coding sequence ATGGAATCGACCAAACTGTTGACCGCCTCACTGCTCACCGCCGGCCTGATGGTTGTCGGCACCTCCGCCAGCGCGGCCCTGACGGATAATCTTGTCGGCTACTACGAGTACGACAGCGACTTCACCACCTCGGCCGGCACGGTGGACGGTGTGGCCAACGGCGGCGCAACCGCGGGCGTCGCCGGCGGCATCGTCGGCAACGCGATGTCGGTGACCCCCACCGGCGGCGGCGCGGGCAGCCAGTTTATGTCCACCGCGCTGGGCTACGGCGGCGCGGCCCCCCTGGGCGACAACTTCTCCGTCAGCGCCTGGTACAACCTGCAGAACCCCGGCTCGTCGCAGTCCGCCCGGCACTTCGTGTTCGAGGGGGCCGACTCCTTCGACGTGTCCTACGGCATCCGCGAACTCGACGCCGACGGCATCGACGACGGCCAGGTCTTCACTCAGAACGGCGCGACCGGCGGGCTCGGCGCCCCCAACCGTGTCGACGTGATCGACGCCGGCACCCCCGGCTGGCACCACGTACTCCAGACCTACAGCTCCGACGGCACGAACACCACGATCACCACCTATGTGGACGGTGTCGAGCTGGCCAACGCGCTCACGCTGACGACCACCGAGATCGTGGACACCGGCCTGCACTTCGGTGCCGCCCGCAGCAGCGCGGCCAACCGCGGTTTCGATGGCCTGATCGACGAGGTCGCCCTCTGGGACCGCGCCCTGACGGACCAGGAAGCCGCCAACGTCTACGCCACCGGCCTCGCCGGCAACGACCTGCGCAACGAAGTCCCCGAGCCCGGCTCGCTGGCGCTGCTGGGCCTGGGTGGCCTGCTGATCGCCCGCCGTCGCCGCGCGTAA
- a CDS encoding 6-phosphofructokinase yields MSNAKNTPLQGNAVIGQSGGPTAVINQSLVGVVEGLHAAPGFKGKILGARHAVDGMMSGDFLDLTDWPQDKLDRLAGTPSSGLGSSRHKPSVDDVKAITKYFEEHDVRYFFYIGGNDSSDTCRIVAETAQQDGYEMHAFHVPKTVDNDLVLNDHTPGYGSAAKFVAQAFMGDDLDNRSLKGVKIDVIMGRHAGFLTAASVLGRRINSDDGPHLVYVPEAAFDIAKFTADVERMMDTHGRCLIAVSEGIHDADGTPMAAKLAEMQGHHVEKDAHGNVQLSGSGALGDFLSQAVKDYLGHKTRVRADTFGYLQRSFAGIASKVDQDEARLAGRKAAELATSGVMHGSIAIQRVPGKDYAVEYNRIELTDVAAKTKHMPDEWIVDGNDIAQGFVDYALPLVGELPVVERV; encoded by the coding sequence ATGAGCAACGCTAAGAACACCCCCCTCCAGGGCAACGCCGTCATCGGACAGTCGGGCGGGCCCACCGCCGTCATCAACCAGTCCCTCGTCGGCGTCGTCGAAGGGCTCCACGCCGCGCCGGGCTTCAAGGGCAAGATCCTCGGCGCACGCCACGCCGTCGACGGCATGATGTCGGGCGATTTCCTCGACCTCACCGACTGGCCCCAGGACAAGCTCGACCGCCTCGCGGGCACGCCGTCGTCCGGCCTGGGCTCGTCACGCCACAAGCCCAGCGTTGACGATGTCAAAGCGATCACGAAGTACTTCGAAGAACACGACGTCCGCTACTTCTTCTACATCGGCGGCAACGACAGCTCGGACACCTGCCGCATCGTCGCCGAGACCGCGCAGCAAGACGGCTACGAGATGCACGCGTTCCACGTGCCCAAGACGGTCGATAACGACCTCGTGCTCAACGACCACACGCCGGGCTACGGCAGCGCCGCGAAGTTCGTCGCGCAGGCCTTCATGGGCGACGACCTCGATAACCGCTCGCTCAAGGGCGTCAAGATCGACGTCATCATGGGCCGGCACGCCGGGTTCCTCACCGCCGCGTCCGTGCTGGGACGGCGCATCAACAGCGACGACGGGCCGCACCTGGTCTACGTCCCCGAGGCCGCGTTCGACATCGCGAAGTTCACCGCCGACGTCGAGCGCATGATGGACACCCACGGCCGATGCCTCATCGCCGTCAGCGAAGGCATCCACGACGCCGACGGCACACCCATGGCCGCGAAGCTCGCCGAGATGCAGGGCCACCACGTCGAGAAGGATGCGCACGGCAACGTGCAGCTCTCGGGCAGCGGCGCGCTGGGCGACTTCCTATCGCAGGCCGTCAAGGACTACCTCGGCCACAAGACGCGCGTCCGCGCCGACACGTTTGGTTATCTCCAGCGCAGCTTCGCCGGCATCGCCAGCAAGGTCGACCAGGACGAGGCCCGCCTCGCCGGGCGCAAGGCCGCCGAACTCGCAACGAGCGGTGTGATGCACGGCTCGATCGCGATCCAGCGCGTGCCCGGCAAGGACTACGCCGTCGAGTACAACCGCATCGAGCTCACCGACGTCGCGGCGAAGACCAAGCACATGCCCGACGAGTGGATCGTCGATGGCAACGACATCGCCCAGGGCTTTGTCGACTACGCCCTCCCGCTGGTCGGCGAGCTGCCCGTGGTCGAGCGCGTTTAG
- a CDS encoding DUF6288 domain-containing protein, whose amino-acid sequence MPLRLPHRLDHRVAIVMAVTVAALLTVCPAPMAAAQPDVPDYTAGDTPPADGPHDWTLGPTGARGYFFVDRKRATFYARQAYIAEVAEGSPAEGVLQAGDVILGIGSEPFESDARLALARAIQLSESEQGGRLQLLRWRAGQAEIVTIQLEAMPAFSATAPYDCEKSDRLLEAGARALSEKGLGRIDLPTHINALALLATGEEAYLPMVREYAHRVAERDMSQHRGLHSWEYAYSTLLLAEYYLATRDPAVYDAVRKQAVEIAQGQSVMGNWGHRFVWPELGRLGGYGAINCVSIPLATSMVLARECGVDVPVVDEAIDRSAAFFRRYVGLGAIPYGDHEPNRQYGHDDNGKNSNAAVFFDLLGDEDATAYYRRTAVAAFNADREQGHTGNFFNILWSLPGVARGGPLATGGYLGEFGWYYDLARDWQHGYPYQGNPEARRENYHGWDCPGAYLLHLAIARGELRITGKGPMTLDPMTPEEVETALAAGRNDYPTMTDAALIEALSSWSPVVRFEAAKELRSRDVALGEDIAHMVQSEHEQDQLAAMARVEASRSPGETPQAELVFDAAAILVRDGSEELRHQAVRTLVALNPRGAAEVLLPYLASYERGADPMLSQQIVFTLLSDNPGKVQRLLQNIDDRELVLGAMRQMLEHEDPWVIQRIVRVLGQLPAQERAALMPAIVAAGSHDTPSNIMFMMDARLSCLEIASGQRIHEAIAPLADIATLGGWGHPRFALKALTQLATYGSAAADCLPQLREARAETLDNEQLTEQYDRAIGVIEGDDDPPQTVTLEAFMRQSQVGTN is encoded by the coding sequence ATGCCCCTTCGACTTCCTCATCGACTCGATCACCGGGTCGCAATCGTGATGGCGGTGACAGTCGCCGCCTTGCTGACGGTTTGCCCCGCGCCGATGGCGGCGGCCCAGCCCGACGTCCCCGACTACACCGCGGGCGACACGCCGCCGGCCGATGGTCCGCACGACTGGACGCTCGGGCCCACGGGGGCGCGGGGGTATTTCTTTGTGGACCGTAAGCGCGCGACGTTTTATGCGCGGCAGGCGTACATCGCCGAGGTGGCCGAGGGGTCGCCGGCGGAGGGCGTGTTGCAGGCGGGGGATGTCATCCTCGGGATCGGTAGCGAGCCGTTCGAGAGCGACGCGCGGCTGGCGCTGGCCCGTGCGATTCAGTTGAGTGAGTCGGAGCAGGGCGGTCGGTTGCAGCTACTGCGCTGGCGCGCGGGTCAAGCCGAAATCGTGACGATCCAGCTCGAAGCGATGCCCGCCTTCAGCGCGACGGCGCCGTACGACTGCGAGAAGTCCGACCGTTTGCTTGAGGCCGGGGCGCGGGCGCTGTCGGAAAAGGGGCTGGGGCGGATCGACCTGCCGACGCACATCAACGCGCTCGCGCTGCTCGCGACAGGGGAAGAAGCGTACCTGCCGATGGTGCGTGAGTACGCGCACAGGGTGGCCGAGCGCGACATGTCGCAGCACCGCGGGCTGCACTCGTGGGAGTATGCGTACTCGACGCTGCTCTTGGCCGAGTACTACCTCGCAACGCGGGACCCGGCGGTGTATGACGCCGTGCGCAAGCAGGCCGTCGAGATCGCCCAGGGCCAGAGTGTCATGGGCAACTGGGGCCACCGTTTTGTCTGGCCCGAGCTGGGTCGGCTCGGCGGGTACGGCGCGATCAATTGTGTGAGCATCCCGCTGGCGACATCCATGGTGCTCGCCCGGGAGTGCGGCGTCGATGTGCCCGTCGTCGACGAAGCCATCGATCGCAGCGCCGCGTTCTTCCGCCGATACGTCGGGCTGGGCGCGATCCCCTACGGCGACCACGAGCCCAACCGGCAGTATGGCCACGACGACAACGGCAAGAACTCCAACGCCGCCGTGTTCTTCGACCTGCTCGGCGATGAAGACGCCACCGCCTACTACCGCCGCACCGCCGTCGCCGCGTTCAACGCCGACCGCGAGCAGGGCCACACCGGCAACTTCTTCAACATCCTCTGGTCCCTGCCCGGCGTCGCGCGCGGCGGGCCGCTCGCCACCGGCGGCTACCTCGGCGAGTTCGGCTGGTACTACGACCTCGCCCGCGACTGGCAACACGGCTACCCCTACCAGGGCAACCCCGAGGCCCGACGCGAAAACTACCACGGCTGGGACTGCCCGGGCGCCTACCTCCTGCACCTCGCCATCGCGCGCGGCGAACTGCGCATCACCGGCAAGGGGCCGATGACGCTCGACCCGATGACCCCGGAAGAAGTGGAAACGGCACTGGCCGCCGGCCGCAACGACTACCCGACGATGACCGACGCGGCGCTGATCGAGGCGCTATCGAGCTGGTCGCCCGTCGTGCGGTTCGAGGCGGCGAAGGAGCTTCGCTCGCGCGATGTCGCGCTCGGCGAAGACATCGCGCACATGGTGCAGTCCGAGCACGAGCAAGACCAGCTCGCCGCGATGGCGCGGGTCGAGGCGTCGCGTTCGCCCGGCGAGACGCCGCAGGCCGAGCTGGTGTTTGACGCCGCGGCGATCCTCGTGCGTGACGGCTCGGAGGAGCTTCGCCACCAGGCGGTGCGTACGCTGGTCGCGCTCAACCCGCGCGGCGCGGCCGAGGTCTTGCTGCCCTACCTCGCCAGCTACGAGCGCGGGGCCGACCCGATGCTCAGCCAGCAGATCGTCTTCACGCTGCTCTCCGACAACCCCGGCAAGGTCCAGCGCCTGCTTCAGAACATCGACGACCGCGAGCTCGTGCTTGGCGCGATGCGGCAGATGCTGGAGCACGAAGACCCCTGGGTGATCCAGCGCATCGTCCGCGTGCTGGGCCAACTGCCCGCGCAAGAGCGTGCAGCACTCATGCCCGCGATCGTCGCGGCGGGCTCGCACGACACGCCCAGCAACATCATGTTCATGATGGACGCCCGGCTGTCGTGTTTGGAGATCGCCAGCGGGCAACGTATCCACGAGGCCATCGCGCCGCTGGCCGACATCGCGACGCTCGGCGGCTGGGGCCACCCACGCTTCGCCCTGAAAGCACTCACCCAGCTCGCGACCTACGGCAGCGCCGCGGCCGACTGCCTGCCCCAGCTCCGCGAGGCCCGCGCGGAAACGTTGGACAATGAACAACTCACCGAGCAGTACGACCGGGCGATCGGCGTGATCGAAGGCGACGACGACCCGCCACAGACCGTGACGCTCGAAGCGTTCATGCGCCAGTCGCAGGTCGGGACGAACTAA
- a CDS encoding PEP-CTERM sorting domain-containing protein (PEP-CTERM proteins occur, often in large numbers, in the proteomes of bacteria that also encode an exosortase, a predicted intramembrane cysteine proteinase. The presence of a PEP-CTERM domain at a protein's C-terminus predicts cleavage within the sorting domain, followed by covalent anchoring to some some component of the (usually Gram-negative) cell surface. Many PEP-CTERM proteins exhibit an unusual sequence composition that includes large numbers of potential glycosylation sites. Expression of one such protein has been shown restore the ability of a bacterium to form floc, a type of biofilm.), translating to MDSTKFLTASLLTAGLMAVGTSASAALVAHWSFDSDFTADTGGSAFDLTAVNGATAGDAGGQFGNAATFERANSEHAFTGGNVLAANSDFSYSAWYNFGVSDITGGDRYFVLETSAADTPDNGQAWTASIGLRDLAGTDSVQIFTTTPSNDVGSTGSTASTWQNVVVTYDASSGTINAYLDGNLFATDTQGTTAAVEGLVIGGHRDGTGRNFDGQVDDVAFFDTVLTSQGIAFLQNNSASLVPEPGSLALLGLGGLMIARRRRG from the coding sequence ATGGATTCGACTAAGTTTTTGACCGCCTCTCTGCTCACCGCCGGCCTGATGGCGGTCGGCACCTCCGCCAGCGCCGCGCTGGTGGCCCACTGGAGCTTCGACTCCGACTTCACCGCCGACACCGGCGGGTCGGCGTTCGATCTCACCGCCGTCAACGGCGCGACCGCCGGCGACGCGGGCGGGCAGTTCGGCAACGCCGCCACCTTCGAGCGCGCCAACAGCGAACACGCCTTCACCGGCGGCAACGTGCTGGCGGCTAACTCGGACTTCAGCTATTCGGCGTGGTACAACTTTGGCGTCTCGGACATCACCGGAGGCGACCGCTACTTCGTCCTCGAAACCTCGGCCGCCGACACGCCGGACAATGGCCAGGCATGGACCGCTTCCATCGGCCTGCGCGACCTCGCCGGGACCGACTCGGTACAGATCTTTACCACCACCCCCAGCAACGATGTCGGCTCGACCGGTTCGACGGCGAGCACCTGGCAGAACGTCGTCGTGACGTATGACGCGTCGAGCGGCACGATCAACGCCTACCTCGATGGCAACCTGTTCGCCACCGACACCCAGGGCACGACGGCCGCCGTCGAAGGCCTGGTCATCGGCGGGCACCGCGATGGCACCGGACGCAACTTCGACGGCCAGGTCGATGATGTCGCGTTCTTCGACACCGTCCTGACCAGCCAGGGAATCGCCTTCCTGCAGAACAACTCCGCGTCACTGGTGCCCGAGCCCGGCTCCCTCGCGCTGCTCGGCCTGGGCGGCCTGATGATCGCCCGGCGTCGTCGCGGCTAA
- a CDS encoding MFS transporter — protein MNSVSTIPASQPGFRTAQWRILLATMFCYLFFYTGRQTFGFAIPGMQEDLGLSKAQLGLASAVLLWSYALGQAVNGNLGDKFGGRRMMSAGAIASCGLNWVVSFGTNLWSLMVPWGANGLAQSMGWAPGSRVLSNWWGHHERGKVYGFYVFAAGMSSVLSFVTSLLIIQTFAMDWRWIFRLPVLLLLVGGVTYFLVSRDRPEDLGYEGLADEGAGEDDDAGVEGTDFERSVCARCGYSVLPDYKDGCPECGVDLSMSGAVVAPDAFEDTSFKRYMHVLKNWRFLIASLAIGFQSIARYGLLIWVPVHFLGATWKKDPGGQWISLALAVGMAAGALSSGYISDKLFHARRWPLICLFMTLAAVASLSMFLIPHGGSYRWLAVGMLFLCGFFVYGPQSAFWALCPDLLGHRRAGTGTGVMNTFAYVFAGIGEPIIGHVLESYQTAEGDDFTKLIFPIVAGACLVSAAISLFIRR, from the coding sequence TTGAATTCCGTCAGCACCATCCCAGCGTCCCAGCCCGGCTTCCGCACCGCGCAGTGGCGCATCCTGCTGGCGACGATGTTCTGCTACCTGTTCTTTTATACGGGCCGGCAGACCTTCGGCTTCGCGATCCCGGGGATGCAGGAAGACCTCGGGCTGAGTAAGGCGCAGCTCGGGCTCGCCAGCGCGGTGCTGCTCTGGTCCTACGCCCTGGGCCAGGCGGTCAACGGGAACCTGGGCGACAAGTTCGGTGGGCGGCGCATGATGAGCGCCGGGGCGATCGCGTCGTGCGGGCTCAACTGGGTGGTGAGCTTTGGCACGAATCTCTGGTCGCTGATGGTCCCTTGGGGCGCGAACGGTCTGGCGCAGTCGATGGGCTGGGCGCCGGGCAGCCGGGTCCTCTCCAACTGGTGGGGCCACCACGAGCGGGGGAAGGTCTACGGGTTCTATGTCTTCGCGGCGGGGATGTCGTCGGTGCTGTCGTTCGTGACGTCGCTGCTCATCATCCAGACGTTCGCGATGGACTGGCGGTGGATCTTCCGCCTGCCGGTGTTGTTGCTATTGGTCGGTGGGGTGACGTACTTCCTGGTGTCGCGCGACCGGCCGGAGGACCTGGGGTATGAAGGCCTCGCCGACGAGGGCGCGGGCGAGGATGACGACGCGGGGGTGGAGGGGACGGATTTCGAACGCAGTGTGTGCGCTCGGTGCGGCTACTCGGTGCTGCCGGATTACAAAGACGGCTGCCCGGAGTGCGGCGTGGACCTGTCGATGAGCGGGGCAGTCGTCGCGCCCGACGCCTTCGAGGACACGTCATTCAAGCGGTACATGCACGTCCTGAAGAACTGGCGTTTCCTGATCGCGAGTCTGGCGATCGGGTTCCAGAGCATTGCGCGCTACGGGCTCCTGATCTGGGTGCCCGTGCATTTCCTCGGCGCAACGTGGAAGAAAGACCCCGGCGGGCAGTGGATCTCGCTCGCGCTGGCGGTCGGCATGGCGGCCGGGGCGCTGTCCAGCGGATACATCTCGGACAAGCTGTTCCATGCTCGGCGTTGGCCGTTGATCTGCCTGTTCATGACGCTCGCGGCGGTCGCGTCGCTGTCGATGTTCCTCATCCCGCACGGCGGGTCGTACCGCTGGCTGGCGGTCGGGATGCTCTTCCTCTGCGGGTTTTTTGTGTACGGCCCGCAGTCGGCGTTCTGGGCGCTGTGCCCGGACCTCTTGGGCCACCGACGCGCGGGCACCGGCACGGGCGTCATGAACACGTTCGCCTACGTCTTCGCGGGCATCGGCGAGCCGATCATCGGGCACGTGTTGGAGAGCTACCAGACCGCCGAGGGCGACGACTTTACGAAACTCATCTTCCCGATCGTCGCCGGGGCGTGCCTGGTCAGCGCGGCGATCTCGCTATTCATCCGGCGGTAA
- a CDS encoding MurR/RpiR family transcriptional regulator gives MLEGGFPLRFSAIKGQLTAAELRVGDFFLAHPESALWSITEVVDKGGLGYGTIIRFCRKIGCRGFQDFKVLLGRELAGVSLPNTDINASPLRAHVEKIQGEIASTAELIDEKEVARIAKVLDRANRVLIAGVAGSAPLAVGFNYRLSRIGIPSQPMTEGYVMAIQAALLHKGDVFFAISFSGATKDILSAAEIAKKQKATVVSLTNFVKAPLAKIADHQLYSATDRDPLACEVFSNVASNFALDIVFDKLFSLRPDADKVVEQTYNAISDRRV, from the coding sequence GTGCTGGAAGGCGGATTCCCGCTGCGCTTTTCAGCAATCAAGGGGCAGCTCACTGCAGCAGAGCTTCGGGTGGGGGACTTTTTTCTGGCCCACCCAGAGTCGGCGCTCTGGTCGATCACCGAGGTGGTAGACAAGGGGGGGCTGGGGTATGGCACGATTATCCGATTCTGCCGGAAGATCGGGTGCCGGGGGTTCCAAGACTTCAAGGTACTCTTGGGCCGGGAACTGGCGGGCGTGTCCTTGCCGAACACGGATATCAACGCGTCGCCGCTCCGCGCCCATGTCGAAAAGATCCAGGGGGAGATCGCCAGTACTGCGGAACTGATCGACGAGAAGGAGGTCGCCCGGATCGCCAAGGTCTTGGACCGGGCCAACCGCGTGCTGATTGCGGGGGTCGCGGGGTCGGCCCCGCTCGCGGTCGGGTTCAACTACCGGCTGTCGCGGATCGGCATCCCGTCCCAGCCGATGACCGAGGGGTACGTGATGGCGATCCAAGCCGCGCTCCTCCACAAAGGCGACGTCTTCTTCGCCATCAGCTTCTCGGGCGCGACCAAGGACATCCTCTCCGCCGCCGAGATCGCCAAAAAACAGAAGGCGACCGTCGTCTCGCTCACCAACTTCGTGAAGGCCCCGCTCGCGAAGATCGCCGACCACCAGCTCTACAGCGCGACCGACCGCGACCCGCTGGCCTGCGAGGTTTTCTCGAACGTCGCGAGCAACTTCGCTCTCGACATCGTCTTTGACAAGCTGTTCTCGCTGCGGCCCGATGCGGATAAGGTGGTCGAGCAGACCTACAACGCGATCTCGGACCGGCGCGTGTGA
- a CDS encoding prepilin-type N-terminal cleavage/methylation domain-containing protein, producing MKTRGFTLIELLVVISIIALLIAILLPALGAARGAARATQCGSNLRQIGISVVAYQTENDGHIYDRRNWGRWLINPALPYDEANQLDHTDAQAFWGVAYEQYTDTGRVIYQCPEARETDPVQADGTFEQGHTFNTYGLNGYGWSFSPAWRNIYFDDPNTTALFQEINGVWRGRSVDKVENASGTVMAHDAYEAVLDGNGDTLDNFFQWPGLEHEYLRHNGAATTMWMDGHVSNEKEADWSFEMYIGQPRP from the coding sequence ATGAAAACGCGTGGATTCACCCTCATCGAACTGCTGGTCGTCATCTCCATCATCGCCCTGCTCATCGCGATCCTCCTGCCCGCCTTGGGCGCGGCCCGTGGCGCCGCCCGCGCGACACAGTGCGGCAGCAACCTCCGGCAGATCGGCATCTCCGTCGTCGCCTACCAGACTGAGAACGACGGCCACATCTACGACCGTCGCAACTGGGGCCGATGGCTGATCAACCCGGCCCTCCCGTACGACGAGGCTAACCAGCTCGACCACACGGACGCCCAGGCCTTCTGGGGGGTGGCCTACGAGCAGTACACCGACACCGGCCGGGTCATCTACCAGTGCCCCGAGGCGCGCGAGACCGACCCCGTCCAGGCCGATGGCACTTTCGAGCAGGGCCACACCTTCAACACCTACGGGCTCAACGGGTACGGCTGGTCCTTCAGCCCCGCCTGGCGCAATATCTACTTCGACGACCCGAACACCACCGCCTTGTTCCAAGAAATCAACGGCGTCTGGCGCGGACGCAGCGTGGACAAAGTCGAGAACGCGAGCGGCACCGTCATGGCACACGACGCCTACGAGGCCGTGCTCGACGGCAACGGCGACACCCTCGACAACTTCTTCCAGTGGCCGGGCCTCGAACACGAGTACCTCCGCCACAACGGCGCCGCGACCACGATGTGGATGGACGGCCACGTCTCCAACGAGAAGGAGGCCGACTGGTCTTTCGAGATGTATATCGGCCAGCCCCGCCCATGA
- a CDS encoding alkaline phosphatase D family protein — translation MTKGINRRTFVTGAAGAVSAAIAGGTHAQTPQSKSATQDGGLPGRGLRAAVLEYRDRWTDESTGLGPLLERAGVEVVELDLSRPADRQRGGVDLIVFGSFVNNGEDYARYIERHGDALRTFAARGGVVLEMTQSDQFGNTVTYLPRGVEAVRGDRDLNVVFPIAADHPIVAGWFAEGEDRLDHGALDRNNVNWESVDRWAGMRVLLASEEGGGSPALLEAAHGDGRLLVCGLWLDKCYNADGEPTQSARAIQRSEAFFAAIAGYVALVKQGEAPDVEPTPMPTQPPTGPMVGHVDTERARVWFRPGQDHHRQQRWVCTLETDDARPARFDARIDPDHDFTGIVEITGLQATTDYHFAIRPRGDEDYNALQGTFTTPPANDTPTKITLGMGSCAPSDPSHIWTRVVEEGCTGFIFLGDTPYVDTSDLGQARAKHRRFLAQPEISEMVRQMPCWGTWDDHDFGRNDGHGDFPGKHACRAAFTEYRANATFGHDERGNLQAERFGEGRGIYTSFRYGPLEMFLIDPRWFSRTEPSWANPDEHTCMGETQWEWFREALKASDATFKCIATGMIWDDKENSEKDDWGTYHYERDAIFDLIKDEAIPGCFLLGGDIHVSRALNYGPRVGYDLWQFIVSPMHGRTIASLNVPHPNLVHDAVEPYVFLKMEIDTTASPATLDAMWINRDGRRIFAVNTTADELSPGG, via the coding sequence ATGACAAAGGGTATCAATCGGCGTACGTTCGTGACCGGTGCCGCCGGTGCGGTCTCGGCCGCCATCGCAGGCGGTACTCATGCACAGACCCCCCAAAGCAAATCAGCGACGCAGGACGGCGGCTTGCCCGGTCGCGGGCTGCGCGCCGCGGTACTGGAGTACCGCGACCGCTGGACGGATGAGTCCACGGGGCTCGGCCCGTTGCTGGAGCGGGCCGGGGTCGAGGTCGTCGAGCTGGACCTTAGCCGGCCCGCCGACCGGCAGCGTGGGGGGGTGGACCTGATCGTGTTCGGGTCGTTTGTGAACAACGGCGAGGACTACGCCCGCTACATCGAGCGCCACGGCGACGCGCTGCGCACCTTTGCGGCGCGCGGCGGGGTCGTGCTGGAGATGACCCAGTCCGACCAGTTCGGCAACACGGTCACGTATCTCCCGCGGGGCGTCGAGGCCGTGCGCGGCGACCGGGACCTGAATGTCGTCTTCCCGATCGCGGCCGACCACCCGATCGTCGCCGGCTGGTTTGCCGAGGGCGAGGACCGGCTGGATCACGGGGCCCTGGACCGCAACAACGTGAACTGGGAGAGCGTGGACCGCTGGGCGGGGATGCGCGTGCTGCTCGCCTCGGAAGAAGGTGGCGGGTCGCCCGCGCTGCTCGAAGCGGCGCACGGCGACGGCCGGCTGCTCGTCTGCGGGCTCTGGCTGGATAAGTGCTACAACGCGGACGGCGAACCGACGCAGTCGGCCCGCGCGATCCAGCGCAGCGAAGCGTTCTTCGCTGCCATCGCGGGCTACGTCGCGCTCGTCAAGCAGGGCGAAGCGCCCGACGTTGAGCCCACGCCGATGCCCACGCAGCCCCCCACCGGGCCCATGGTCGGCCACGTCGATACCGAGCGTGCGCGCGTCTGGTTCCGCCCCGGCCAGGACCACCACCGCCAGCAACGCTGGGTCTGCACCCTCGAAACAGATGACGCCCGGCCCGCACGCTTCGACGCACGCATCGACCCCGACCACGACTTCACCGGCATCGTCGAGATCACCGGGCTCCAGGCCACGACCGACTACCACTTCGCCATCCGCCCGCGCGGCGACGAAGACTACAACGCACTGCAAGGCACCTTCACCACCCCCCCGGCGAACGACACGCCGACGAAGATCACGCTGGGCATGGGCTCGTGTGCACCCTCCGACCCCAGCCACATCTGGACCCGTGTCGTCGAAGAGGGCTGTACCGGCTTCATCTTCCTCGGCGACACGCCCTACGTCGACACCTCCGACCTCGGCCAGGCCCGCGCCAAGCACCGCCGCTTCCTCGCACAGCCCGAGATCAGCGAGATGGTCCGGCAGATGCCTTGCTGGGGCACGTGGGACGACCACGACTTCGGCCGAAACGACGGCCACGGCGACTTCCCCGGCAAACACGCCTGCCGCGCCGCCTTCACCGAGTACCGCGCCAACGCGACCTTCGGCCACGACGAACGCGGCAACCTCCAGGCCGAACGCTTCGGCGAGGGACGAGGCATCTACACCTCCTTCCGCTACGGCCCGCTGGAGATGTTCCTGATCGACCCGCGATGGTTCAGCCGAACCGAGCCCAGCTGGGCCAACCCCGACGAGCACACCTGTATGGGCGAGACGCAGTGGGAATGGTTCCGTGAGGCGCTCAAAGCCAGCGACGCGACCTTCAAGTGCATCGCCACCGGGATGATTTGGGACGACAAGGAAAACTCCGAGAAGGACGACTGGGGGACCTACCACTACGAACGCGACGCGATCTTCGACCTGATCAAAGACGAAGCCATCCCCGGCTGCTTCCTGCTCGGCGGCGACATCCACGTCTCCCGCGCACTCAACTACGGGCCCCGCGTCGGCTATGACCTCTGGCAGTTCATCGTCAGCCCGATGCACGGCCGCACGATCGCCTCGCTGAACGTCCCGCACCCCAACCTCGTGCACGACGCGGTCGAGCCCTATGTCTTTTTGAAGATGGAGATCGACACCACGGCTTCGCCGGCGACACTCGACGCGATGTGGATCAACCGCGACGGCCGACGCATCTTCGCGGTGAACACGACGGCGGATGAGCTCAGCCCGGGTGGGTAG